DNA from Oncorhynchus masou masou isolate Uvic2021 chromosome 5, UVic_Omas_1.1, whole genome shotgun sequence:
GCACTCTTTGaaagaggtagttagcaaaccagaccAAAGatccctcagagacaccaatacaccTTAGCtgacccacaagaatggaatggtctacagTATCGAAAACCTTTGCCAAGTCAATAAAGATAGCAGTTTAGCAATGCTTAGAGTTAAAGGCAGTGATGACATAATTTAGGACCTTTATAGTTGCAGTGACCAGATCCATAACCAGATGCACAACcgagagcatcttgtcgggctgtatcaccgcctggtacggcaactgctccgcccagaaccataaggctctccagagggtagtgaggtctgcacaacgcatcaccagggcaaactacctgccctccaggacacacacaccacctgatgtcacaggaaggccataaagatcatcaagaacaacaaccacccgagccactgcctgttcaccccgctatcatccagaaggcgaggtcagtacaggtgcatcaaagcagggaccgagagactgaaaaacagcttctatctcaaggccatcagactgttaaacagccaccactgacattgagtggctgctgccaacatactgactcaactccagccactttaataatggaaaaatgtatcactagtcactttaaacaatgccacttaatataatgtttacataccctacattactcatctcatatgtatatactgtaccctataccatctactgcatcttgccatctttatgtaatacatgtatcactagccactttaaacaatgccacttttgtttacataccctaccctgtttacattactcatctcatatgtatgccgttctgtaccatcactcattcatatatttttatgtacatattcttcatccctttacacttgtgtgtataaggtagttgttgtggaattgttaggttagcttactcattggttattactgcatggtcggaactagaagcacaagcatttcgctacactcgcattaacatctgctaaccatgtgtatgtgacaaataaaatttgatttgaaccagagtggaaaccagattgcgtaccagagagaatactatagacatcatgaaagccagtcagttgattattgacaagtatTTCTAACACTTTGGTAAACAGGGCAAGATACTGTAGAAATTAGCCTTTAAGAGCtgggatcagcttgatctcccctttaaataaaggtttcagcgtggctgccttccaagcaccgggaacctccccagagaggagagacaggctcGGCAACTATAGGGTCTGCAACTTCAGGCTCGGCAACTATAGGGTCTGCAACTTTAAAGAAGAAAGGATGTAAACCATCTGTCCCAGATGCTTCTTTGGGGTAAAGTTTAATAAGGAGCCCCTTTAGCACATCAGACAtagtgaccgcctgcagggagaagCTGAGTAGCGATgaagggggaaaagagggagtaGCATCAAGgctagtcacattagaagggctGGGAGATGAAGTGTTGGATGGgaaaggaggcatggctgagtcaaataggaatcctgactcaATTAAGTGATGATTAAAGAACTCAGCCAtatgctccttgtcagtaacaaccacattaTCCACATtgagggacatgggcagctgtgaggaggagggtttattctccaggtctttcaccattttccagaacttctttgggttagacccacagagagagaatggcTCCTTAAAGTAACTGACTTTGGCCTTCCGTGCCTGAGTGCACTCTTTCTCAATTGCCTGaacagccagtcagcctgagtatttgtgtacagatcctttcaTCAAATAGTGTTCTTGAGGTGAagtaactctgccagatcacagtcgaaccaggggctgaacctgtttttaattatcATTTTCTTTATGGAGGCATGCCTGTTAATTTAACAAGACcactgaaaatatatatttttttaaaaggTCCAAGcatcttcgacagaggggatcaagcggATTCGATGCCAATTTCCAGAGGCTCGGTCATGAAGGAAGGTTTTCTCATTCAAAGTTTTTCAGCAAGCGTCTGACAAATCAGTACAGGTAATTTAACTGGGCAGCCAATTCAGAacacagtgatcactaaggtcactACAgaaaaacaccagactgatacctatcaggattatttgtgaggataacatcaaggagagtagcctttcTGGGTGATTGGGGTCATACCTCATGGGATTGGTAATGATCTGAGAGAGATTCAGGGAGTCCCATTGTTTTAAGTAACAGGGGTTGTTCCCTGTGACTTTCCCAAAGCGTTCTGTGCACGTACCCAGGACAACATTTTGTTAGCTGGGTTATCTGATtgaagaggatggagagaagctacttaaagggaaagagggatacctagtcagttgtacaactgaatgcattcaactgaaatgtgtcttctgcatttcaCCCAACTTACATCCTCCTTGGTGAAGTATCTCAAGGTAAAGTCAGTTTCAGAGAGAAGGAATCTCCTTTTCAGGAAATGCTTGTTGTCCTTGCCTTTCTTCCATAGTATTCCTTCGTAAAGTCCTGAATGTGAACCAATACAAAACATTGATTTAGTTAGTATCCCTCGTATCTTCATACGCAGTATTTTGGTACGTTTGGTTCTATGCCTTGCTCTGTAGACAGCGATGTAATGTCTTGTGTTCCTAGACAATTTGAATAAAATAAATAGGCTTGTCAACATTTAGCACTTACCTGAACTATAAACTTGTTGAAGGGAGTTATTCTCTCCTGTGAATTCTCTCCTCTCATACTTAGCACGTATCCACTGATCTTTAAGAACACTGTCAGGAAACCAAAAGATTAAAGATTGAAATACAAAAACtaatattttaaaaatacaaaCTTTCTGTGTTGAATATATGACTCAACTTCGACCACAAACCCTGTAGTATTTGCCAACTCAGTCAATTGTAGGCTAATTGACTCCAAgatgtttcttcttcttctcttgaaATAATACTACATCCTTCCACTGAATGAACAACTGTCAAGTCATCACAATTTACACTTCCTTAAATTGAGTGAGTGAATGAAGACATTGATATAGTTCCACTCACACACAGTCCTTCTCCTGTGGCCGGTAGTAGAAGGGCGGAACACACTTCTCATAGAACGCATTGGCTGCTGCGTTACCCCTTGTCTTCATAAACTACAATTAGAAACATAATAGGAACGTTATAACATAATAAGCATGTTATAACATGACAACATCAAAGGGATTGTGACTATTGAATGATCTTGAGAGTACATCCTTCAAGGTGTAAAGGTCCTTGGTACACTCCTGAGCCATTGTGACATGTTAAACTGTACCTCTACTAGGGAATCATCCCAGAAATCCAAGCGTATGGACTTTATCTGGCTGATGGCAGGAAAGTCCCGATGTGTCCCAGAACAgttcacacatacaaacacacctaGTTTGTATGAGGCCCAGTCTGGCTCTGTGAATAGCAGTAATATGACACTGTATCAATCAATCAGACACTGGAAATGTTTGCAGCCTGTATACCTTTGAACCACATTCCTATAGTTTGGATATTGGACTTTGTAGTATGTCATGCCTTGATTGGTTGTTTTTTCTAGGCTGGTTGATGAGTTGTAGAGAGTTACTGGAAAGGAGGAACCCTTGTAATCATTGACTGAATGGACTATAACTTCCCCCAAAATAAGTTCTTTAAGACATGCCATGGTTGTAATAATTTTactttttagtcatttagcagacagtcttatccaaagtgacttatagttagtgcattcatcttaagatagctaggtgagacaaccacatcataGTCGTAGTAAGAACATAATCAGCAGTGAAATCCAGTGGAATAAATGCAAATATAACTCACATGTCTTAGGTTTTTGCTCATGCTCCACATTCTATAAACAATAGACAACCACACTGAAATAGTCGATCATTAATATGAAAGTCACATAGAAGACATAGCTTCTGTTTGGGGGTCCCTCAATATTTCACTACTTTAAACTTTTGTTTTACAGTTCCTATCTGTACCATATCCTAACCACAATGGTAACCTAAATATGTCAAATGTTAGAGGCTATCAATAATGTTTTAACCTGTATTCTATTAAATATAACTCACCAGGGGCCCCACAGTCGGCACAATGGTCGTTGCTGGGCTGTTTCACCATATCAAGCAAAATCTTCTTATTTCTCTCCGGACTTGCCATAAGTAAATCGGCTATTCTTCTGCCTCAATCAAGTCCCAACAAACGAATCTCTTATTTTACTTAGGTCTATGCCTTTTCATTCACTCAAATGTATTACTTCTATAACAGGTGTCaggacattttttgttgttgttgcacttGACCGCGGTCACTTGCCGACGTTTCCTTTTCTCACTGGCATTGCAACATGACGTTTATTGTTcttcacacaaacactcactaTCAAATAACAATGAGTAGGGGAAGTGAAAAAGGCGTTACCATATATTACGCATAATTTATAAACGGACAAGTAGGCCTGACAGAAAAGTCATATCCAAGAAAAACAACTGTACTTGATTTTATAGTATATATATTACAACAAAATATATCGAGATAATATATAATGTCTTGAAAATGTCACCAAAGTTAATTCATATTCATAttgaaaatgtaaataaaaaaaataaaaaaatatatatataaataaataaaaacgaaCGCACTTGAGATGAAAATTTCAAATGCAGCATAAATAACCTGGAGAGCGGGGGAACATGAAGTGCCTCGGAACGATATATGCGTGATCCTTGTTTCCGCATCGGCGTGAGATCGTCGAACAACGAAAGGGCAAAAGTTTTAATGAATTACCTGTAAAATCACGATTACAATGTGGGTTGCAAGGCGATTTATGTCTTTAATCACCCGGAGAGGTATGCAAAAATGTTTTATTCAAGCTGCCAAGTTTCTCGTAACTTCTTAATTATTTTTTTTCAGGTGCTATTTGTTAgcgggtgggtataatttgtggaacgttccaacaggaatctgttccaaaaactGCGGAAACACAAGGTTGCCAACAAACACCGCATAGAAAGTTGATACCGGGTAGGAAGTGGgctatttaattaattaatgttTCACTCACCACATTTATTCCGAAAATGTATGTCCTCACTCTGGTAGCCTATGGACAAACTTAAAGAATAAACTACGTGGTGAGTTGATGCCTATTcggcagctagttagctaggtgaaTTGATCATGCTACATTGTATGCGTTGTTTGTGGACAACCTTGTACTTTACGAAGTTTTTGcaacagattcctgttggaacgttccacaaattataccgCCCCCTATTATGTGTTTCCATCTATTCTTGCAGGGCAGTATGGCTTATTCTACCAACCCCAGGGCTCACTCCCCAAACTAGAATTCCGGTATCTCAACTGCACGTGCTGCTGGAGGAGTCGGATCCAATTTGCAAGCTTTGAAACCCTTAATGACACCCTCTCTTCATCTACTACGCCTTGCGACGACAAGTCGCTGGACGCATACTACACGTCAGAGCAGCGAGGTGTCATTCTGCAGCTCCTCAACAATGCGGCAGAGTCGGAGCTTGCTGCTGTCAAGCTCCTTCGTGGCCGCAAGTCTGTCAACATTGTGGAATACAGGACTAGAAATGGACCTTTTAAAAATCTCGAAAGCGTCACAAATGTGCCGCTTCTGAAACACAAAAGTGCTGTCATTGTCTTCAACTCCATCCTCAACCCTCCTGAGAAGAAGGAGAAAAGAAAAGTAAAGATCCAGCTAGCCaagttcatcagaccagaggtggAAAGGACCTGGCTAGTGGTAAGATTATTTAGCTAGACGGATGGCCTTGAGGTCTGGATGTTGATGGCACAGTTGGGCAGCCCACAGGGTCAGTCCCCGCTGTCATTTCACAATAGAAATGTCAGTGTTATTACATGTGTATTAATCCATCTTTCTTCCAGGAAGCAAATTCCATAGTGTCCATTGTGTGTGGAGTGAATAAAATAGCCTGGGCGCACATGGATCGTGGCATGAACGTGTTGGAGTGGAAACATGAGGATTGCCACAACTTTCTGAAGGGAACCTACATGGCTTCTGCCTACTTGGATGACGTAAGTTGAATGTTTCCGACTGAGGTATTCTTGCATTTGGGTAAGTAGGTTAGCCCTGAGACATGACTGTGCAGACTCCTATGGTGTCAGTCTACAGCCATGTCATAGGGCTAGGTTTCAGCTTAGCACATAATCATTGACTCTGTTATATCCAAATAGCCTAACTCCTGTACTGAATCACATCTCATTATGTGCCATAACATCACCAGATATCCAGTGTGGTATCCCACCTCCCCAAAGCTGACTTCTTCGTTGTGGAAAAGACGTCCATCTCCCTTCAGAACACTGCCCTGTACCCAGTAATGGCTCACATGCGTACAGTGGAGGCTATGCTGTTCGCCCTGCTGGAGCCCCGCTACATCCAGCCTGACAACACTGCTCCACCCAAGGTGCTCAACATGATGCGCACCGCCGTCGGCCGCCATTTTGGCCTCATGGTGGGTGACTCCCGCACCAGCGGGGCCCAGGCGTTGCAACAGATGATGACGGAGTCAGTGACTCAGAAGATTCCGAGGGTGACATTCCCTCACAACCTGTTGGTGAAATACAGGAATTCTTTCCAGATGGGCGGGCGAAGTCGGGGGGAGGAGCTGTGTGACGCCATGTTGCAGGCTGTGGCGTTTTACGAGCTGCTCAGTGAATCGAGTTAATGTTACAGCGACAATTTCCACGCTCCATTTTCACCAGACTGAAACTAGTtgactgtgtacagtatgtgaccTGGTGGGGTCGAAGTTCAAAGAGCTAACCAGAGAGACCTGCATATTGGAGGCTTGATGGAAATTGACACTAGCTTATGTAAATGTATACTACAACACTTCCCACATGTAGAGTCAGATGGTATTGCACTTGGTGTCAGTTCAGGCCCCAGCAGCTGTACTCAAGCCTTTCCTCATACAGACACCACACATCAGGCTTTCTTCACTTCCCCATGAATAGAAATGTTCAGGGCCACTAGTAAAGCAGAACAGGCTTGAATATGTACAGTGATGATTTGTCACGTGACCACCTACATCTGTACCTTTGTGGGCAAATGTTTAATGCCTTCAAAGCCTGAAATACCACTGATTTAAAACACCAACTCACTGAACCAgcttaaaataaaaagtaacatagatgtttttatttttatgcaCAAATATAAAAATAGGATTATTTCAATTATACATTTTGAATGAGTGGTAAGTTTAAGTTTACTGTATTCAATGTAAGAAAAAAAAAGTGTACAGCA
Protein-coding regions in this window:
- the tefm gene encoding transcription elongation factor, mitochondrial, whose translation is MWVARRFMSLITRRGQYGLFYQPQGSLPKLEFRYLNCTCCWRSRIQFASFETLNDTLSSSTTPCDDKSLDAYYTSEQRGVILQLLNNAAESELAAVKLLRGRKSVNIVEYRTRNGPFKNLESVTNVPLLKHKSAVIVFNSILNPPEKKEKRKVKIQLAKFIRPEVERTWLVEANSIVSIVCGVNKIAWAHMDRGMNVLEWKHEDCHNFLKGTYMASAYLDDISSVVSHLPKADFFVVEKTSISLQNTALYPVMAHMRTVEAMLFALLEPRYIQPDNTAPPKVLNMMRTAVGRHFGLMVGDSRTSGAQALQQMMTESVTQKIPRVTFPHNLLVKYRNSFQMGGRSRGEELCDAMLQAVAFYELLSESS